AGATAAGCCGTTTATTCCCGGTTCAGACGGTGCAGGTATTATAGAAGAAGTGGGAGAAGGCGTAAAAGGTTTAAAAATTGGAATAGAAGTGATCATTAATCCAAGTCTGGAGTGGGATCGTATAGAGGACATTCCGTTTACGCCTAAAATTTTAGGTGGTCCATCGAATGGAACGTTTGCAGAGTATGTAATCATAAAAGCGGATAATGTTGTGCAAAAGCCGCCTTATCTATCTTGGAAACAAGCGGGAGTTCTTTCATTATCAGCTTTAACTGCGTATAGAGCTCTCTTTACAAAAGGGCAGTTAAAAAAAGGAGAACATCTACTTATTCCTGGTATAGGGAGCGGAGTCGCGACTTATGGCTTGTTATTCGCAAAAGCTATCGGAGCTGACGTAACGGTTACTTCTAGAAGTGATAAAAAAAGAAAGCAAGCCCTAAAGTATGGAGCTGATTATGCATTAGACAGTGGAAGTAACCTAAAAGAAGAAATCAACGATAGAAAAGTAGATATCATACTTGATAGTGTGGGGGCAGCTTTATTTCCGACGTATTTTGAAATACTAAAGCCAAATGGAAGAATTGTTAATTTTGGTGCGAGTTCTGGAAATGAAGTTGAATTGCCTCTAAGAACTATTTTTTATCCTCAATTCAATATACTTGGCACATCTATGGGAAGTCAGGAAGAATTTGTGGACATGATGGAT
The genomic region above belongs to Priestia megaterium and contains:
- a CDS encoding zinc-binding dehydrogenase, which produces MKAIIHSEKSGIAGMNYRDLQEMPPERGEVKVRLKTAGLNRRDLFVMNNRGKGDKPFIPGSDGAGIIEEVGEGVKGLKIGIEVIINPSLEWDRIEDIPFTPKILGGPSNGTFAEYVIIKADNVVQKPPYLSWKQAGVLSLSALTAYRALFTKGQLKKGEHLLIPGIGSGVATYGLLFAKAIGADVTVTSRSDKKRKQALKYGADYALDSGSNLKEEINDRKVDIILDSVGAALFPTYFEILKPNGRIVNFGASSGNEVELPLRTIFYPQFNILGTSMGSQEEFVDMMDFIEKHQIKPIVDRFYPLSEAAAACERLDKGKQFGNIGLLISE